In uncultured Desulfobacter sp., one DNA window encodes the following:
- a CDS encoding alpha-hydroxy-acid oxidizing protein, whose protein sequence is MTIWQCTMCFTTMDQEEQPEQCSVCGSDNRVILDKETVPETLEAVRDRARKNLKGFCAAYPACDGNFDKICQKEAYGKPIGFGGAGAGFSFRANVAALESVRFKLKVVGEHTEPDTSCTFFGTKLDFPVMGASTAGAERYGNAISEEDFCRATIRGCRDAGTMAWRGDTFFYTPEDNPALRAIKKEGLPAVPIFKPRSQEVLKQFIRTAEELGCPAVGVDLDGCGSTIMARHHQPVFRKSVKDIKELVQATSLPFIAKGIMTVEDAVSCADAGAKVVSVSNHGGRVLDATPGTAEVLPDIAKQLKGQVIITADGGVRTGYDVLKMLALGADFILLGRDVIRAAVGAGSLGVQLHMAHIHKILKKAMFMTGVTTISDIDTSILC, encoded by the coding sequence ATGACTATCTGGCAATGTACGATGTGCTTTACTACGATGGATCAGGAAGAACAGCCTGAACAGTGCAGTGTTTGCGGATCAGACAACCGCGTTATTCTTGATAAGGAAACAGTTCCCGAAACCCTTGAAGCGGTCCGGGACAGAGCAAGAAAAAATCTTAAAGGGTTTTGTGCGGCTTACCCAGCTTGTGACGGCAATTTTGATAAAATTTGCCAGAAAGAGGCCTATGGCAAACCCATTGGATTCGGTGGTGCCGGTGCCGGTTTCTCCTTTCGGGCAAATGTTGCAGCCCTTGAGTCGGTGCGTTTTAAATTGAAGGTGGTGGGGGAACATACCGAACCTGACACCTCCTGTACATTTTTTGGCACCAAACTGGATTTTCCGGTTATGGGTGCTTCCACAGCCGGTGCCGAGCGCTACGGAAATGCCATCAGCGAAGAAGATTTCTGCCGGGCCACGATCCGGGGGTGTAGAGATGCCGGCACCATGGCCTGGCGGGGCGATACCTTTTTTTATACCCCCGAGGACAATCCGGCCCTTCGTGCCATAAAAAAAGAGGGGCTGCCGGCTGTTCCCATTTTTAAACCCAGATCTCAGGAGGTACTCAAACAATTCATCCGTACGGCTGAAGAACTGGGCTGTCCTGCTGTGGGTGTGGATCTTGACGGTTGCGGGTCCACCATCATGGCCCGGCATCACCAGCCGGTATTCCGCAAAAGCGTCAAGGATATCAAGGAGCTGGTTCAGGCCACGTCTCTGCCTTTTATTGCCAAAGGAATTATGACGGTGGAGGATGCTGTAAGCTGTGCGGATGCCGGTGCAAAGGTAGTCAGTGTCTCAAACCACGGCGGCCGGGTGCTGGATGCAACCCCGGGGACGGCAGAGGTGCTCCCGGACATTGCCAAGCAGCTTAAAGGTCAGGTGATCATCACGGCAGACGGCGGCGTCAGGACAGGCTATGACGTGCTCAAGATGCTGGCACTAGGTGCCGATTTTATACTTTTGGGCAGGGATGTGATCAGGGCTGCTGTGGGTGCAGGGTCCTTAGGCGTTCAATTACACATGGCGCATATTCACAAGATATTGAAAAAAGCCATGTTTATGACCGGGGTGACTACCATCTCCGATATTGATACATCCATATTGTGCTAA
- a CDS encoding 2-oxoacid:ferredoxin oxidoreductase subunit beta, translating into MVTSKDFDCNYENKWCPGCGNFQILAAMKNAFAQQQIPPEKLTLISGIGQAGKTPHFLKCSMFHGLHGRALPLATGTKIANNDLTVVVNCGDGDCYGEGGNHFLAAIRRNLDMTLLVHNNQIYGLTKGQASPTSSLGMVTKMQTTGTSSSQFSALAIALAAGTGFVARGLSGEPEHLTDLIVKAMNYKGFALVDILQPCVSFNKINTLSWYKERAYKLEDTDHDPQDLGKALTLAQEWENSLPLGVLYEVPGTPFHERVPNLKASALAAHDYDSKLMVETLFKNL; encoded by the coding sequence ATGGTTACTTCAAAAGATTTCGACTGTAATTACGAAAACAAATGGTGCCCCGGATGTGGTAACTTCCAGATTCTTGCCGCCATGAAAAATGCCTTTGCCCAGCAGCAGATTCCGCCTGAAAAGCTTACGTTGATTTCGGGTATCGGTCAGGCCGGGAAAACACCTCACTTTCTTAAATGCAGCATGTTCCATGGGCTTCACGGCAGGGCGCTTCCCCTTGCAACCGGGACAAAGATTGCCAATAACGACCTGACGGTGGTGGTAAACTGCGGGGACGGTGACTGTTATGGGGAAGGCGGCAATCATTTTCTTGCGGCCATCAGGCGAAATTTGGATATGACGCTTCTAGTGCACAACAACCAGATTTACGGGCTGACTAAGGGGCAGGCGTCTCCCACATCAAGTCTGGGAATGGTTACAAAAATGCAGACCACCGGCACCTCCTCATCACAATTTTCCGCCCTGGCCATTGCCCTGGCAGCCGGTACGGGATTTGTGGCAAGAGGCTTGTCCGGTGAGCCTGAACATTTGACGGACTTGATTGTCAAAGCCATGAATTACAAAGGCTTTGCTTTGGTGGATATTCTGCAGCCATGTGTCTCTTTTAATAAAATAAACACGTTGAGCTGGTATAAAGAGCGGGCATATAAGCTTGAAGATACGGATCATGATCCCCAGGATCTTGGGAAGGCATTGACGCTGGCCCAGGAGTGGGAAAACAGCCTGCCTTTAGGCGTGTTGTATGAGGTGCCCGGCACGCCATTCCACGAACGGGTTCCTAATCTTAAGGCAAGTGCCCTTGCCGCACATGATTATGACAGCAAGCTGATGGTAGAAACGCTTTTTAAAAACCTTTAG
- a CDS encoding glycosyltransferase family 4 protein — protein MRILNILSQMPDFTGSGKTVQAIMRQSCARGYENFLVAGIQDDFKLDSSVLPPDHTEFVRFNHGDLDFRLPGMSDVMPYPSTVFSSMTKEQIGRYETAFRQILEKARKKFRPDLIHTHHLWIVSKTARQVFQDLPMVTSCHGTCLRQHVLCTELDLDISDAMADIDAILCLSQHQKQQIIDIHRIDPKKLHVVGAGFEEKLFYCEPKPEKGPVQIVYAGKLSRAKGVPWLLTALKKVTTPDFCLHLAGAGTGREKQECLTLAAELGNRVKVHGPLPHETLAQLMRKSHLFVLPSFFEGLPLVLMEALSSGCRLLTTALPGTREIFEETRSGMVDLLELPALETVDTPFQKDMPALDKALAHALEISITKADQNRQPDLSQVNKSVSAYTWEGVFSKMEAIYKKVCSGIL, from the coding sequence ATGAGAATTCTTAATATTTTAAGCCAGATGCCTGATTTCACAGGCTCAGGAAAAACAGTCCAGGCCATTATGCGGCAATCTTGTGCCAGAGGATATGAAAATTTTCTTGTGGCGGGCATCCAGGATGATTTTAAATTAGATTCATCTGTGCTGCCACCGGATCACACCGAGTTTGTCCGGTTTAACCATGGGGATCTCGACTTCAGGCTCCCGGGCATGAGCGATGTAATGCCTTATCCCAGCACGGTCTTTTCCTCAATGACCAAAGAGCAAATTGGCCGGTATGAAACCGCATTCAGACAGATCCTTGAAAAAGCACGAAAAAAATTTCGTCCGGATCTGATCCATACCCACCATCTTTGGATTGTTTCCAAAACAGCCAGACAGGTATTTCAGGACCTGCCCATGGTCACCTCCTGCCACGGCACATGCCTTCGCCAGCACGTTTTGTGCACAGAACTTGACCTGGATATCAGCGATGCCATGGCGGATATCGACGCTATTTTATGCCTGAGCCAGCACCAAAAACAGCAGATTATAGATATTCACAGAATAGATCCGAAAAAACTGCATGTGGTGGGGGCTGGTTTTGAAGAAAAATTGTTCTATTGTGAACCAAAACCTGAAAAAGGTCCTGTGCAAATTGTGTATGCAGGAAAATTAAGTCGTGCTAAAGGCGTGCCCTGGCTGCTTACTGCGTTGAAAAAGGTGACAACCCCCGATTTTTGCCTACACCTGGCAGGTGCCGGCACCGGCCGGGAAAAACAGGAATGCCTGACACTGGCGGCAGAACTGGGCAACCGGGTAAAGGTTCATGGTCCTTTGCCCCATGAAACCCTGGCCCAACTGATGCGCAAGTCCCATCTCTTTGTTTTGCCCTCGTTTTTTGAAGGCCTTCCCCTGGTGCTCATGGAAGCCCTGTCTTCGGGCTGCAGGTTATTGACAACCGCGCTGCCGGGTACCCGGGAAATATTTGAAGAGACCCGGTCCGGCATGGTCGATCTTCTGGAACTACCGGCCCTTGAAACCGTGGATACACCGTTTCAAAAAGATATGCCGGCTTTGGATAAGGCCCTTGCTCATGCTTTAGAAATAAGCATTACAAAGGCGGATCAAAACCGGCAACCGGACCTTAGCCAAGTAAACAAATCAGTCTCTGCCTATACCTGGGAAGGCGTATTTTCCAAAATGGAAGCGATATATAAAAAAGTTTGCAGTGGTATTCTTTAG